A stretch of Dermochelys coriacea isolate rDerCor1 chromosome 6, rDerCor1.pri.v4, whole genome shotgun sequence DNA encodes these proteins:
- the LOC119856530 gene encoding uncharacterized protein LOC119856530 isoform X2 — translation MEQLLKQLLGPLEKKGERELQRLSKRVQKRLGREGEKLVAENEPEGGAERAAGANERRDSAEYGGLEAAVQLLIDPDRIRDLAGALGTDVPPGSAATAVQSEPLPAGATAGAAESPPTLIPDSEQLEILPLDNAEGHTVVLRRPEVSEIFQSQPLVEGSHVAFSCFIAGYFPQELTVTWLRRESGGSVAMPIEDSADYAIIPKETCAKDRETYQQMVTLSFTPSVRRDQGAEFIFQVGHVALQTPIERSTGTLEVKGVATRSAKEVAPDSREVTPVPKEVAPNTREVTPVSKEVDPDTREFKPISREDRENAAGGNETHFVDRHREQLIQRVTLVEGVLDKLLGDVLDYEQYLTITAERTNPMKMRKLYEFMLSWNRYCKDQLYGALKDKCKFLVADLEGE, via the exons ATGGAGCAGTTGCTGAAGCAGCTGCTGGGGCCGCTGGAGAAGAAGGGCGAGCGGGAGCTGCAGCGGCTCAGCAAGAGGGTGCAGAAgcgcctggggagggagggggagaagctcgTCGCCGAGAACGAGCCGGAGGGAGGGGCGGAGCGGGCCGCGGGCGCTAACGAGCGGAGGGACAGCGCCGAGTACGGCGGGCTGGAGGCGGCCGTGCAGCTGCTGATAGACCCGGACCGCATCCGAGACCTGGCAGGGGCACTCGGCACAGACG TGCCCCCTGgatctgcagccactgctgtgcAGAGCGAGCCCCTTCCTGCCGGTGCCACAGCTGGAGCAGCCG agtcccctcccactctgattcctgactctgaGCAGCTGGAAATTCTCCCTTTGGACAATGCAGAGGGACACACAG TTGTCCTGCGGCGCCCGGAGGTGTCAGAAATATTCCAGTCTCAGCCACTGGTGGAGGGCAGTCACGTGGCCTTCAGCTGCTTCATCGCAGGGTATTTCCCCCAGGAGCTAACTGTGACCTGGCTCAGGAGGGAGAGTGGAggcagtgtagccatgcccatcGAGGACTCCGCTGATTATGCCATCATCCCCAAGGAGACCTGTGCCAAAGACAGGGAGACCTACCAGCAGATGGTGACGCTGTCCTTCACCCCATCGGTGCGGAGGGACCAAGGGGCAGAGTTCATCTTCCAGGTGGGACATGTGGCCCTGCAGACCCCCATTGAGAGGAGCACTGGGACACTGGAGGTCAAAG GTGTCGCTACCCGCAGCGCCAAGGAAGTTGCCCCCGACTCCAGGGAAGTTACTCCTGTTCCCAAGGAAGTTGCCCCCAATACCAGGGAAGTTACTCCAGTTTCCAAGGAAGTTGACCCCGACACCAGG GAATTTAAGCCCATTTCCAGGGAAGACAGAGAAAACGCAGCTGGTGGAAATG AGACACACTTTGTTGACCGGCACCGAGAACAGCTTATCCAGCGAGTAACTCTGGTCGAGGGTGTCCTGGATAAGCTGCTGGGTGATGTGTTGGACTATGAGCAATACCTGACCATTACAGCTGAGAGAACCAACCCAATGAAAATGCGGAAGTTGTATGAGTTCATGCTGAGCTGGAACAGGTATTGCAAAGACCAGCTCTACGGGGCGCTGAAGGACAAGTGCAAGTTCCTTGTTGCAGATCTGGAAGGGGAATGA
- the LOC119856530 gene encoding uncharacterized protein LOC119856530 isoform X1, translating to MEQLLKQLLGPLEKKGERELQRLSKRVQKRLGREGEKLVAENEPEGGAERAAGANERRDSAEYGGLEAAVQLLIDPDRIRDLAGALGTDVPPGSAATAVQSEPLPAGATAGAAESPPTLIPDSEQLEILPLDNAEGHTVVLRRPEVSEIFQSQPLVEGSHVAFSCFIAGYFPQELTVTWLRRESGGSVAMPIEDSADYAIIPKETCAKDRETYQQMVTLSFTPSVRRDQGAEFIFQVGHVALQTPIERSTGTLEVKGVATRSAKEVAPDSREVTPVPKEVAPNTREVTPVSKEVDPDTREVAPVSKEVAPVSKEVAPNTREVAPVSKEVAPNTREVTPVSKEVAPNTREVTPVSKEVTPGSKEFKPISREDRENAAGGNETHFVDRHREQLIQRVTLVEGVLDKLLGDVLDYEQYLTITAERTNPMKMRKLYEFMLSWNRYCKDQLYGALKDKCKFLVADLEGE from the exons ATGGAGCAGTTGCTGAAGCAGCTGCTGGGGCCGCTGGAGAAGAAGGGCGAGCGGGAGCTGCAGCGGCTCAGCAAGAGGGTGCAGAAgcgcctggggagggagggggagaagctcgTCGCCGAGAACGAGCCGGAGGGAGGGGCGGAGCGGGCCGCGGGCGCTAACGAGCGGAGGGACAGCGCCGAGTACGGCGGGCTGGAGGCGGCCGTGCAGCTGCTGATAGACCCGGACCGCATCCGAGACCTGGCAGGGGCACTCGGCACAGACG TGCCCCCTGgatctgcagccactgctgtgcAGAGCGAGCCCCTTCCTGCCGGTGCCACAGCTGGAGCAGCCG agtcccctcccactctgattcctgactctgaGCAGCTGGAAATTCTCCCTTTGGACAATGCAGAGGGACACACAG TTGTCCTGCGGCGCCCGGAGGTGTCAGAAATATTCCAGTCTCAGCCACTGGTGGAGGGCAGTCACGTGGCCTTCAGCTGCTTCATCGCAGGGTATTTCCCCCAGGAGCTAACTGTGACCTGGCTCAGGAGGGAGAGTGGAggcagtgtagccatgcccatcGAGGACTCCGCTGATTATGCCATCATCCCCAAGGAGACCTGTGCCAAAGACAGGGAGACCTACCAGCAGATGGTGACGCTGTCCTTCACCCCATCGGTGCGGAGGGACCAAGGGGCAGAGTTCATCTTCCAGGTGGGACATGTGGCCCTGCAGACCCCCATTGAGAGGAGCACTGGGACACTGGAGGTCAAAG GTGTCGCTACCCGCAGCGCCAAGGAAGTTGCCCCCGACTCCAGGGAAGTTACTCCTGTTCCCAAGGAAGTTGCCCCCAATACCAGGGAAGTTACTCCAGTTTCCAAGGAAGTTGACCCCGACACCAGGGAAGTTGCTCCTGTTTCCAAAGAAGTTGCTCCTGTTTCCAAGGAAGTTGCCCCCAACACCAGGGAAGTTGCTCCTGTTTCCAAGGAAGTTGCCCCCAACACCAGGGAAGTTACTCCAGTTTCCAAGGAAGTTGCCCCCAACACCAGGGAAGTTACTCCAGTTTCCAAGGAAGTTACCCCTGGCTCCAAGGAATTTAAGCCCATTTCCAGGGAAGACAGAGAAAACGCAGCTGGTGGAAATG AGACACACTTTGTTGACCGGCACCGAGAACAGCTTATCCAGCGAGTAACTCTGGTCGAGGGTGTCCTGGATAAGCTGCTGGGTGATGTGTTGGACTATGAGCAATACCTGACCATTACAGCTGAGAGAACCAACCCAATGAAAATGCGGAAGTTGTATGAGTTCATGCTGAGCTGGAACAGGTATTGCAAAGACCAGCTCTACGGGGCGCTGAAGGACAAGTGCAAGTTCCTTGTTGCAGATCTGGAAGGGGAATGA